The Kordia sp. SMS9 genome window below encodes:
- a CDS encoding sensor histidine kinase: MNKRIFGIKVFDILALLGLYLTLSIIYHVTLWFNRLPKNRDWADLFGLNSWFDNEGLHYTVMFVATCIVWFFIFKLFGHWKLWQRLLLHILGIPFFLFCSWKVFYFICETYGYWHMGGTGQVWDIYIPLLIYLIQFSIMHAYEYYIKNQQKMRYQVELKNTALKSELSAIKAQLNPHFLYNVFNTINASVPKEMEDTREMIAELSDLFRYQLKASREDLVTLEEELDFVKKYLKLEQRRFEDRLEININVPNTLLSRKIPPMLLQPLVENSVKHGISPLVQGGEVTIAIKEQGNKLIFEINDTGVGVKDKERIFDIGVGISNTQKRLQKMYNSTLQFSDNLPSGLKVYFEL; this comes from the coding sequence ATGAATAAACGTATTTTTGGTATTAAAGTTTTCGACATACTTGCGCTACTAGGCTTGTATTTAACGCTTTCCATCATATATCATGTAACACTCTGGTTTAACAGACTTCCTAAAAATAGAGATTGGGCTGATTTGTTTGGATTGAATAGTTGGTTTGATAATGAAGGCTTGCATTACACCGTTATGTTTGTAGCTACGTGTATTGTGTGGTTTTTTATCTTTAAACTTTTCGGACATTGGAAATTATGGCAGCGTTTGTTATTGCACATCCTTGGAATTCCTTTTTTTCTCTTCTGTTCGTGGAAAGTGTTCTATTTCATTTGTGAAACTTATGGATATTGGCACATGGGTGGCACTGGACAGGTTTGGGATATTTACATTCCATTACTCATTTATTTGATTCAATTTTCCATAATGCACGCGTATGAATATTATATAAAGAATCAACAAAAGATGCGCTATCAAGTAGAATTGAAAAATACCGCATTAAAAAGTGAATTGAGCGCGATAAAAGCACAATTGAATCCGCATTTTTTATACAATGTTTTCAATACTATCAACGCCAGTGTTCCCAAAGAAATGGAAGATACACGCGAAATGATTGCCGAATTGTCTGATTTGTTTCGCTATCAACTCAAAGCGAGTCGTGAAGATTTGGTAACACTCGAAGAAGAACTTGATTTTGTAAAAAAATACCTAAAACTAGAACAGCGACGTTTTGAAGATCGACTTGAAATTAATATCAATGTTCCTAATACGTTGCTTTCGCGAAAAATTCCGCCGATGTTACTACAACCGTTGGTAGAAAACTCGGTAAAGCACGGAATTTCACCGTTGGTACAAGGTGGAGAAGTTACCATTGCCATTAAAGAACAAGGTAATAAATTGATTTTTGAAATCAACGATACTGGCGTTGGTGTAAAAGATAAAGAGCGTATTTTTGATATAGGTGTCGGAATCAGCAACACACAAAAACGTTTGCAAAAAATGTACAATTCTACCTTGCAATTCTCTGATAATCTGCCATCTGGATTAAAAGTGTATTTTGAACTATAA
- a CDS encoding LytTR family DNA-binding domain-containing protein: MKKVIIVDDEKSGRTLIKEYLEHHKELILVGEANNGVDAIKIINKFQPDLVFMDIQMPGLTGFDVLEHLHELPTIIFSTAYDKYALKAFEVHAVDYLLKPYTKERFDKAVSKLKDNSPSQIAPLANEHILSKPNFPDRIIVEKGTKYVTLATEDIMYIEAYGSYSKIFDSDAGYLSNRGISQLEEKLNPKQFMRIHRSIIVSLTAIKEVSKYGKSYILILKNNEKLKVSRSYANKIKELIL, from the coding sequence ATGAAAAAGGTAATCATTGTGGATGATGAGAAATCTGGAAGAACGCTCATCAAAGAGTATTTGGAGCATCATAAAGAATTGATTTTGGTCGGTGAAGCCAATAATGGTGTCGATGCGATTAAAATCATCAATAAATTTCAACCCGATTTGGTGTTTATGGACATTCAAATGCCAGGTTTGACTGGTTTTGATGTGTTGGAGCATTTACATGAATTGCCAACCATTATTTTTAGTACTGCGTATGATAAATATGCACTAAAAGCCTTTGAAGTACACGCGGTCGACTATTTGTTAAAACCGTACACCAAAGAACGTTTTGACAAAGCTGTGAGCAAACTCAAAGACAATTCTCCAAGTCAGATTGCGCCTTTGGCAAACGAACATATTTTATCCAAACCCAACTTTCCCGATCGGATTATTGTAGAAAAAGGTACAAAATACGTAACGCTTGCTACCGAAGACATTATGTACATTGAAGCGTATGGCAGTTATTCTAAAATCTTTGATTCGGATGCAGGTTATCTCAGCAATCGCGGGATTTCACAATTGGAAGAAAAGCTCAATCCCAAACAATTTATGCGCATTCACCGCAGTATTATTGTGAGTTTAACGGCGATAAAAGAAGTGTCTAAATACGGAAAAAGCTATATTTTAATTCTCAAAAACAACGAAAAACTAAAAGTA